The following coding sequences lie in one Thalassoglobus polymorphus genomic window:
- a CDS encoding DUF1570 domain-containing protein yields MSRICQHLLIGVIALVSIAANANAQSQVELHIGDARHIGKPVAHNKQVCWLASTDGQYSQVLFSRVTEFAKHPKPFRAQSLVEAKNELKAELGRSFEVQIRGSFVIAGPAKRVGKYAEALEEMSRSFFRYISVRRLPIVQPEFPLIVVIFPDENSFAEYCRTDGMFFTPYLKGYYHPMTNRVALFEASDPRQSSNRRGSSRSETADLSKQTVSTLIHEGIHQLAFNNGLHSRIGQNPRWVVEGLATMLEADGILNASRVSSRETINRSRLLRFQEYCKEQRSETIADFIADDERYFQKNALDAYSQAWALTYFLAEEYSSNYARYLKTIAQRDPLKGPYQADERLADFQSAFGKDLQWLEVKFIRFIDGLNANQR; encoded by the coding sequence ATGAGTCGAATCTGTCAACATCTGTTGATCGGCGTTATTGCTCTCGTTTCGATCGCAGCCAATGCGAACGCTCAATCTCAAGTCGAGCTGCATATTGGTGACGCTCGACACATCGGAAAGCCCGTCGCACATAACAAGCAGGTTTGCTGGCTGGCCTCGACGGATGGCCAGTACTCACAGGTGCTGTTCAGTCGCGTCACCGAGTTTGCAAAACACCCAAAACCGTTTCGAGCACAATCTTTGGTTGAAGCGAAAAATGAACTGAAAGCGGAACTTGGAAGATCTTTCGAGGTTCAAATTCGCGGTTCGTTCGTGATCGCAGGACCAGCAAAACGAGTTGGCAAATACGCGGAGGCATTGGAGGAAATGTCTCGCTCATTCTTCCGTTACATTTCCGTTCGCAGGCTCCCCATCGTGCAGCCAGAGTTCCCTCTCATCGTGGTCATCTTCCCGGACGAAAACAGCTTCGCCGAATATTGCCGGACAGATGGAATGTTCTTCACCCCATACTTGAAGGGCTATTATCATCCGATGACGAACCGAGTCGCCCTGTTTGAAGCTTCTGATCCTCGCCAAAGCTCCAACCGCCGAGGTTCTTCACGAAGTGAAACGGCGGACCTTTCGAAGCAAACAGTCTCCACGTTGATCCATGAAGGAATACATCAACTTGCGTTCAACAATGGGCTGCATTCTCGAATTGGACAAAATCCACGTTGGGTTGTAGAAGGACTGGCAACGATGTTGGAAGCGGACGGAATCCTGAATGCTTCAAGAGTATCCTCACGCGAGACAATCAACCGCAGCCGCCTGCTCAGATTTCAAGAATATTGCAAAGAACAACGCAGTGAAACCATCGCAGACTTCATCGCTGACGACGAACGATACTTTCAGAAAAATGCTTTAGACGCCTACTCTCAAGCGTGGGCTCTCACATATTTCCTGGCTGAGGAATATTCATCAAACTACGCCAGGTACCTCAAGACGATTGCTCAGCGAGATCCCCTGAAAGGTCCGTATCAGGCCGATGAACGACTGGCAGATTTCCAGTCTGCGTTTGGCAAAGATCTTCAGTGGCTCGAAGTCAAATTCATCAGATTTATTGACGGCCTGAACGCAAATCAGCGGTAA
- a CDS encoding DUF1552 domain-containing protein produces the protein MLNRSRREFLKQTGISAAALPFILNLPSLAFANSAQRKQRVLFMFSPNGTILNEFWPEKIGKDFDLKRILKPLEPWKDQMLVLKGVSNKVRGDGDSHMRGMSCVLTGKELFPGNIQGGSHTPAGWASGISIDQEITNFFQQQEATRTRFGSLEFGVCVTERADPWTRMSYDGPNKPVAPIEDPYQMFNKMYGNVRDQAAVQSILDDLSTDLNKVRSLVSSEDRHLIDDHADLVRDMERDMKAAAEQKLAHDPPEFEVGVPIANDHMPEISKMQTDLLVNSFANDMARVATLQYTKSVGNAKMKWLGIEEGHHTLSHEPDANAEAQEKLTKINVWFAEQLAYLVTRLAETPEPGGEGSLLDNTQIVWTNELGKGNSHTLNNIPWVLLGGGSNFNTGRSLNYNNTPHNRLHMALAHSVGHNIETFGNPSLCKGGPLDDLT, from the coding sequence ATGTTAAACCGTTCACGAAGAGAATTTTTGAAGCAAACCGGGATTTCCGCCGCCGCTTTGCCTTTTATCCTTAATCTTCCAAGTCTCGCCTTTGCGAACTCGGCGCAACGGAAGCAGCGAGTGTTGTTCATGTTCAGCCCGAACGGAACAATTCTCAATGAGTTCTGGCCAGAAAAAATAGGGAAAGATTTCGATCTCAAGCGGATTCTCAAACCTCTCGAACCCTGGAAAGACCAGATGCTGGTCCTCAAGGGGGTTTCGAATAAAGTGCGTGGTGATGGTGACTCCCACATGCGCGGAATGAGTTGTGTTCTGACAGGAAAAGAACTCTTCCCCGGGAACATTCAGGGTGGTTCACATACCCCGGCAGGTTGGGCAAGTGGAATTTCTATCGACCAGGAAATTACCAACTTCTTCCAACAGCAGGAGGCAACACGTACTCGTTTCGGCTCGCTTGAGTTCGGAGTTTGTGTCACGGAACGTGCTGACCCGTGGACTCGCATGTCATACGACGGTCCAAACAAACCGGTCGCTCCGATTGAAGATCCTTATCAGATGTTCAATAAGATGTACGGAAATGTCCGGGACCAAGCTGCCGTTCAAAGTATCCTCGATGACCTCTCGACCGACCTCAACAAGGTCCGCTCGCTGGTGAGTAGTGAAGATCGTCATCTGATCGATGATCATGCCGATCTCGTCCGTGATATGGAACGGGATATGAAAGCAGCTGCCGAACAAAAACTGGCACATGATCCGCCCGAGTTCGAAGTCGGTGTCCCGATTGCTAACGATCACATGCCGGAAATCAGCAAGATGCAAACGGACTTGCTCGTCAACTCGTTTGCCAACGATATGGCCCGCGTCGCGACATTGCAGTACACCAAGTCTGTCGGCAATGCCAAAATGAAATGGCTCGGGATTGAAGAAGGGCACCATACGCTCTCACACGAACCCGATGCCAACGCTGAGGCTCAAGAGAAACTCACAAAGATTAATGTCTGGTTTGCTGAGCAACTCGCCTATCTGGTCACTCGATTAGCAGAGACTCCAGAACCGGGCGGAGAAGGCTCGTTGCTCGACAACACACAAATCGTGTGGACCAACGAACTCGGAAAGGGGAACTCGCACACTCTGAATAATATCCCGTGGGTGCTCCTGGGAGGCGGCAGCAATTTCAATACTGGTCGCTCACTCAACTACAACAATACTCCTCATAACCGACTCCATATGGCACTCGCCCATAGTGTCGGACACAACATCGAAACTTTCGGGAATCCAAGCTTGTGCAAAGGTGGTCCTTTAGACGACCTGACATAA
- a CDS encoding arylsulfatase has product MTTHKLTLSRLPKSLLLCIFYFASASGIAQAEKTNIVFILADDLGYGELGSYGQKKIRTPNLDRLAKEGIRFTQHYTGAPVCAPARCTLMTGQNLAHAQVRGNKDSGNGRIFPGQWPLTADVVTIAEVLKQAGYTTGAFGKWGLGPSNTSGSPIKQGFDRYFGYNCQRNAHSYYPPFLDSNEREVLINKYPIPGRDRKPEGEIKAEDYRAENYAPDLILDEAVKFLNKNKAKPFFLYLPFVEPHVSMQPPQAWLDQYPEEWDKENGVYRGQNGYLPHPRPRAAYASMISDLDEHVGTILEQLDKHGLTDKTLVVFTSDNGPTHGSRDPKFHVGGAACTFFDSAGGLNGFKGSCYEGGIRIPCIVKWPGKIQADSQTDTPSYFPDWFPTLCSVAGAELPKDQQLDGIDLTSVLKGGQAPPREELMIWEFHGYRGIVAIRDGKWKALRRNLLNKTPADWELYDLEKDQNETTDLAAVHPEIVARLEQEYLKTRIPESDFPIPLYDKLSTVDSQ; this is encoded by the coding sequence ATGACAACTCACAAGCTGACACTTTCTCGTCTTCCCAAGAGCCTCCTGCTCTGCATCTTTTATTTTGCCAGTGCATCGGGGATCGCCCAGGCTGAAAAAACAAACATCGTGTTTATTCTTGCCGATGATTTGGGATATGGAGAACTCGGAAGTTACGGACAAAAGAAGATTCGCACCCCGAATCTGGATCGACTGGCAAAAGAGGGAATCCGATTCACGCAACATTACACCGGAGCCCCGGTCTGTGCTCCGGCCCGCTGTACATTGATGACCGGTCAAAACCTCGCCCATGCTCAGGTTCGCGGAAACAAAGATTCCGGAAACGGCCGAATCTTCCCCGGACAATGGCCGCTCACAGCCGATGTGGTCACCATCGCTGAAGTCTTGAAACAAGCCGGCTATACGACAGGAGCCTTCGGGAAATGGGGACTGGGCCCATCAAATACATCCGGTTCTCCGATCAAACAAGGTTTTGATCGCTACTTCGGATACAACTGCCAACGCAACGCTCACAGCTATTACCCACCGTTCCTCGACAGCAACGAACGCGAAGTTCTCATCAACAAATATCCGATCCCGGGACGTGACAGAAAACCTGAAGGAGAGATCAAAGCTGAAGATTACCGGGCTGAAAATTACGCTCCCGATTTGATTCTGGATGAAGCAGTCAAATTTCTGAACAAGAATAAAGCAAAGCCATTTTTCCTCTATTTACCATTTGTCGAGCCGCATGTTTCCATGCAACCACCGCAGGCATGGCTCGACCAGTACCCGGAAGAATGGGACAAAGAGAATGGAGTCTACCGGGGCCAAAATGGCTATCTTCCTCACCCGCGTCCACGGGCGGCTTACGCTTCCATGATTTCTGATTTAGATGAGCATGTCGGGACCATTCTAGAACAATTGGACAAGCACGGTCTCACGGACAAGACTCTCGTCGTTTTCACTTCCGACAATGGCCCCACACACGGCAGCCGAGACCCGAAATTTCATGTGGGTGGTGCAGCTTGCACGTTTTTCGATTCGGCCGGTGGCCTCAACGGCTTCAAAGGGAGTTGCTATGAAGGTGGAATTCGCATCCCCTGCATCGTGAAATGGCCTGGAAAGATTCAGGCTGACAGCCAAACTGACACTCCGTCATATTTCCCGGATTGGTTTCCGACTCTCTGTTCAGTGGCAGGGGCGGAGCTACCGAAAGATCAACAACTCGACGGAATCGACCTGACATCTGTGCTCAAAGGGGGACAAGCCCCTCCTCGCGAAGAACTCATGATCTGGGAATTCCACGGCTATCGCGGAATCGTGGCGATCCGCGACGGAAAATGGAAAGCCCTTCGACGCAACCTTCTCAATAAAACACCCGCAGACTGGGAACTCTACGATCTGGAAAAAGATCAAAACGAAACAACCGATCTCGCCGCCGTGCATCCAGAGATTGTCGCACGGCTGGAACAGGAATACCTCAAGACCCGCATCCCGGAATCGGACTTCCCGATCCCCCTGTACGACAAACTCAGCACTGTCGACTCGCAGTAG
- a CDS encoding 3-keto-disaccharide hydrolase: MFTKQLKMNSSLTGLAAGILMVSNTLSLCSAEDSKRESAIKPEKKIELFDGKSFDKFYSYMQDTKYEDPRKIFQVNDGLLHISGDGFGSLVSKKEYRDYHCVLEYKWGPRTWQTRKDRTKDSGLLVHSQGPDGGYNGIWMHSIEVQIIEGGVGDFLLVAGKDKDGNALPMSMTCEVDRDRDGEVIWKKGGEKEVFNLKNRRRINWYGRDPDWKDVLGFRGKEDVDSPGEEWTRIDTICDGGHISVYVNGVQVNEAFDVEPSYGRLQIQTELAELFVRRWELYPVGKGPKPEAAKQD; the protein is encoded by the coding sequence ATGTTTACGAAACAGTTAAAAATGAATTCGAGCCTCACCGGCCTCGCTGCCGGAATTTTGATGGTGAGTAACACTCTCTCCCTCTGTTCTGCTGAAGATTCCAAACGAGAATCAGCAATCAAACCGGAGAAAAAAATCGAACTCTTCGATGGAAAGTCGTTCGACAAATTTTACTCCTACATGCAGGACACGAAGTACGAAGACCCACGGAAAATCTTTCAGGTCAACGACGGCTTGTTGCACATCAGTGGAGACGGTTTCGGATCTCTCGTTTCGAAAAAAGAGTACCGCGACTACCACTGCGTCCTTGAATACAAATGGGGACCACGCACCTGGCAAACTCGAAAAGACCGCACTAAAGATTCCGGATTACTCGTCCACAGCCAAGGTCCAGATGGTGGATACAACGGGATCTGGATGCACTCAATCGAAGTTCAAATTATCGAAGGGGGAGTCGGAGACTTCCTTCTCGTAGCCGGTAAAGACAAAGATGGAAACGCTCTCCCAATGTCGATGACCTGTGAAGTCGACCGCGATCGTGACGGCGAAGTCATCTGGAAAAAAGGGGGAGAGAAAGAAGTCTTTAACCTCAAAAACCGACGACGGATCAACTGGTACGGTCGTGACCCGGACTGGAAAGATGTCCTCGGATTTCGTGGAAAAGAGGATGTCGACAGCCCCGGCGAAGAGTGGACACGCATCGACACAATCTGCGATGGTGGACATATCAGCGTATACGTCAACGGCGTTCAAGTGAATGAAGCCTTCGATGTTGAACCATCGTACGGACGTCTACAAATTCAAACCGAACTTGCAGAACTCTTCGTCCGCCGCTGGGAACTGTATCCAGTTGGCAAAGGTCCAAAGCCAGAAGCGGCAAAACAAGATTAG
- a CDS encoding DUF1592 domain-containing protein, with protein sequence MNSLMMPIRTLFAALIVLSTCSFLTADDDHSLPPESFVAEHLRHGMKLYEKHCASCHGSSGQGVTDKYDEALYGDQSLVELTEIIQETMPIEDPEIVVDEDAKAVAEYLYGTFYTAEGRAKNQPPRVDLVRLTNDQFSNAITDLMSNFLGRGTTDKTHGLSAEYFDSRRMQRDKRKIERVDPVVSFNFKEESPGEEIGKEEFSMRWVGAITAPETGDYEFCVKTENGFRLWVNNNSSALIDGWVASGGEVIEHRQKIHLLGGRSYPIRLDYFKFKDKTASVELRWTPPGGIDDVISTRFLTRKSVPESFVISTPFPPDDASLGYERGSSISAAWRSATTQAAIEVANGVVSRIDRLAGVKREDDKRAEKIKTFAFRFVEYAFRRPLTDEQKELYVESQFAKAEDLEEAVKRIVILSLQSPHFLYPELSSKQVDAYDVASRLSFNLWDSLPDRALLQAASRGELLNENSVRQHAARMLKDDRAHYKMRGFFHDLLPYHEATDLTKDSEAFPEFDAKLLSDLKTSLDLFIDDIVWSETSDYRELLLSNEMFMNPRLAKFYDAKIQGGEEFEKVSFDPQQRSGVVTHPFLLSALSYHQTTSPIHRGVFMTRKILNRSLKPPPIATEFKDSTFDPSLTMREKVAELTKSKACMTCHSTINPLGFSLENYDAVGRYRTIDNKKPINAKSDLVVSSDKTITLTGPRDVAEYAVSDEQAQRGFIEHLFHHHVKQAARAYGDETLEELRVGFVKSDYNIQKLLIEMNVQTVLHGASATKGKK encoded by the coding sequence ATGAACTCTTTAATGATGCCAATTCGAACTCTTTTCGCTGCGCTCATCGTATTGTCCACGTGCTCTTTTCTTACAGCCGACGACGATCATTCACTACCTCCCGAATCTTTCGTCGCAGAGCATCTTCGACATGGGATGAAGCTTTACGAGAAACATTGCGCGAGCTGTCATGGATCATCGGGGCAGGGTGTCACAGACAAGTATGATGAGGCACTCTATGGTGATCAGTCTCTCGTCGAGCTGACTGAAATTATTCAGGAGACGATGCCGATTGAAGATCCTGAAATTGTTGTTGACGAGGATGCCAAAGCTGTTGCGGAGTATTTATACGGCACTTTCTACACAGCTGAAGGGCGGGCAAAGAATCAGCCTCCCAGAGTTGATTTGGTTCGACTGACGAATGACCAGTTCTCCAACGCCATTACAGATTTGATGTCCAACTTCCTGGGGCGTGGAACCACCGATAAAACGCATGGGCTTTCTGCTGAGTATTTTGATTCTCGCAGAATGCAGCGAGATAAACGCAAAATCGAGCGTGTCGATCCAGTTGTCTCGTTTAACTTCAAAGAGGAAAGCCCTGGTGAGGAAATTGGGAAAGAAGAGTTCTCGATGCGCTGGGTCGGAGCTATTACAGCCCCTGAAACAGGCGATTACGAGTTCTGTGTGAAAACAGAAAACGGTTTTCGACTGTGGGTGAATAATAACAGTTCTGCACTGATCGATGGCTGGGTTGCCTCAGGGGGGGAGGTCATCGAGCATCGGCAAAAGATTCACCTCCTCGGTGGACGCTCTTATCCGATTCGGTTGGATTACTTCAAATTCAAAGACAAGACTGCGTCTGTCGAACTGCGTTGGACTCCTCCGGGAGGGATCGACGATGTGATTTCCACTCGGTTTCTGACCAGGAAGTCTGTCCCCGAGAGTTTTGTGATCTCAACACCGTTCCCACCGGACGATGCAAGTTTAGGCTACGAACGAGGCTCATCGATCTCAGCAGCTTGGAGGTCAGCAACCACTCAAGCGGCTATTGAAGTTGCCAACGGGGTTGTGTCGCGAATCGACCGCTTGGCAGGAGTAAAGCGAGAAGACGATAAGCGAGCCGAGAAAATCAAAACCTTCGCTTTCCGTTTTGTCGAATACGCATTCCGCCGACCTTTGACTGATGAGCAAAAAGAACTCTACGTCGAGAGCCAGTTTGCCAAGGCGGAAGACTTGGAAGAAGCAGTCAAAAGAATTGTGATACTGTCATTGCAGTCGCCTCATTTTCTTTACCCGGAACTGAGTTCCAAGCAAGTCGACGCATACGATGTTGCCAGTCGACTTTCGTTCAACCTCTGGGATTCACTCCCAGATCGAGCCTTGTTGCAAGCGGCCAGTCGAGGCGAATTATTGAATGAAAATTCAGTTCGCCAGCACGCAGCACGGATGTTGAAAGATGATCGCGCCCATTACAAGATGCGAGGGTTCTTTCATGACTTGCTTCCGTATCACGAAGCAACGGACCTGACTAAAGATTCCGAAGCGTTCCCGGAATTCGATGCGAAGCTTCTGTCTGATTTAAAAACTTCCCTCGACTTGTTTATTGACGATATCGTTTGGAGTGAGACTTCGGATTACCGCGAGTTGCTGCTCTCGAACGAAATGTTTATGAACCCTCGCCTGGCGAAATTCTACGATGCCAAAATCCAAGGTGGAGAAGAGTTCGAAAAGGTCTCATTTGATCCTCAGCAACGCTCGGGAGTGGTGACTCATCCATTTTTACTTTCAGCGTTGTCCTACCATCAAACGACCTCTCCAATTCATCGCGGCGTCTTTATGACGCGGAAGATTTTGAATCGCTCGCTCAAGCCGCCGCCAATTGCGACGGAATTCAAAGACAGCACGTTTGACCCCTCTCTAACAATGCGAGAGAAGGTCGCTGAGCTCACAAAATCTAAAGCTTGCATGACCTGCCATAGCACGATCAATCCGCTCGGCTTCAGCTTGGAGAACTACGATGCAGTTGGTCGATACCGAACAATAGACAACAAAAAGCCAATCAATGCCAAAAGCGACCTCGTTGTCTCCAGTGACAAAACAATCACCTTGACCGGGCCGCGTGATGTCGCGGAATACGCAGTCAGCGATGAGCAGGCACAACGAGGATTCATTGAACATCTGTTTCACCATCACGTCAAACAAGCAGCACGAGCTTACGGTGATGAAACTCTCGAAGAACTCCGCGTCGGATTTGTGAAATCTGACTATAATATCCAGAAGCTTCTCATTGAGATGAATGTCCAGACAGTCCTTCACGGGGCTTCAGCGACGAAAGGAAAGAAGTAG
- the thiS gene encoding sulfur carrier protein ThiS, which translates to MLKIKVNGEEYTIDNGASVADLLKQLEKNPKFLAVENNRELIPRTEHSNCKLQNGDEIEIVTLVGGG; encoded by the coding sequence ATGCTTAAAATCAAAGTGAATGGAGAAGAGTACACTATCGACAACGGAGCGAGCGTGGCGGATTTGCTGAAACAACTGGAAAAGAATCCGAAATTCCTGGCAGTTGAAAACAATCGCGAACTCATCCCGAGAACAGAACATTCCAACTGCAAGCTGCAGAACGGCGATGAGATCGAAATCGTCACTTTAGTCGGCGGAGGCTAG
- the queA gene encoding tRNA preQ1(34) S-adenosylmethionine ribosyltransferase-isomerase QueA yields MNLLDRLDSYDYELPEELIAQVPADRRDQSRLLVVNRQTREISHHTFAELPEFLNRSDLLVVNNTRVVPAKLVGIRASTGGKWEGLYLRDEPEGCWRIIGKTRGKLTVDEEIILSPASGEPTKELLKLTLLKKCEGGEWIVRPQSDRSTLESLALFGTMPLPHYMQREAEAKDFERYQTMYAEHPGAVAAPTAGLHFTPKVLDECHQRGVARAGVTLHVGLGTFRPVKVDELAKHQMHFEWCDLPTGTVESIQAAKANGGRIVAVGTTSVRTLESVASQGEFAAWQGETNLFIRPPYEFKIVDALLTNFHLPKSTLLVLVSTFANRELILKAYQEAIDHRYRFFSYGDAMLIL; encoded by the coding sequence ATGAACCTCCTCGATCGACTCGACAGCTACGATTACGAACTTCCAGAAGAACTGATTGCACAGGTCCCGGCAGACCGGCGAGACCAGTCGCGACTGCTGGTGGTGAATCGGCAAACTCGCGAGATCAGCCATCACACCTTTGCCGAACTCCCCGAATTCCTCAATCGCAGCGACTTACTCGTGGTGAACAACACTCGTGTTGTTCCAGCCAAATTAGTCGGCATCCGAGCAAGCACCGGCGGGAAGTGGGAAGGACTCTATTTGCGGGATGAACCCGAAGGCTGCTGGCGAATCATTGGGAAGACTCGCGGGAAGTTGACGGTCGACGAGGAAATCATTCTGAGTCCTGCTTCGGGAGAGCCGACAAAGGAACTTCTGAAGCTCACGCTATTGAAAAAATGCGAAGGGGGAGAATGGATTGTTCGACCACAATCGGATCGCTCAACGCTCGAGTCCCTGGCACTGTTCGGAACAATGCCTCTGCCGCACTACATGCAAAGAGAAGCTGAAGCGAAAGACTTTGAGCGTTACCAAACGATGTACGCCGAGCACCCCGGAGCGGTCGCTGCCCCGACAGCCGGTCTTCATTTCACGCCGAAGGTTCTAGACGAATGTCATCAACGAGGCGTTGCTCGAGCGGGAGTGACGCTCCACGTGGGCCTCGGAACCTTTCGCCCCGTAAAAGTCGATGAACTTGCCAAACATCAAATGCACTTTGAATGGTGCGACTTGCCAACAGGAACCGTCGAGAGCATTCAGGCAGCAAAAGCAAACGGAGGCCGAATAGTCGCCGTCGGAACAACATCTGTGCGAACCTTGGAGTCCGTCGCCAGCCAAGGAGAGTTCGCAGCTTGGCAGGGAGAGACAAACCTCTTTATCCGGCCCCCTTACGAATTCAAAATTGTTGACGCCTTACTGACAAACTTCCATCTCCCGAAATCGACGCTTCTGGTTCTTGTCTCCACTTTTGCTAATCGAGAACTGATCCTCAAGGCGTATCAAGAGGCCATCGATCACCGCTATCGATTCTTTAGTTACGGCGACGCAATGCTGATCTTGTGA
- a CDS encoding alpha/beta hydrolase, with amino-acid sequence MVFLNRSIPYLYFCIRVLFFATVASPVLAQASEPTLSNSSVQYSPTTESEQSLLEVEDDSLEFVPPAALSSGPESETEPERVSTTHVHDDDDVAGYEHQQYWLVSSRRAVQTIHSKNSGPWHLDVHRVEASGASQTSNVNLLKSQLTPGVPVCVFSHGSFVTWESNARQACQAFQRIRRASGDAPLQMVFFSWPSDGPYTFVPQLDVSVRGKRAEFNGFHLATLISCVPESCPVTVVGHSHGTRVTLSAMQLAAGGTVQGHTFTGAIGTERRMRIVLAAGAIDHNWLNPGQRYGLALNRAECLLNLINQNDLPLAFYPFHRPFARRSIARAGLTSRDTATLGYNAAKIRQVDVTNRLGGAHYWPDYYDDAQILATIVPYLVSY; translated from the coding sequence ATGGTATTCCTGAATCGTTCCATCCCTTATTTGTACTTTTGCATTCGCGTCCTCTTTTTCGCGACTGTTGCAAGCCCAGTTCTTGCGCAAGCAAGCGAGCCGACACTCTCTAATTCTTCTGTACAATACTCACCAACTACAGAATCTGAACAATCACTCCTCGAGGTTGAAGACGATTCTTTAGAGTTCGTGCCTCCGGCGGCGTTGTCTTCTGGGCCGGAGTCGGAAACAGAACCAGAACGTGTTTCGACAACACATGTCCATGATGACGACGACGTCGCAGGTTACGAACATCAACAGTATTGGTTAGTGAGTTCGCGAAGGGCAGTTCAGACGATTCATAGCAAGAATAGTGGCCCCTGGCATTTAGATGTCCATCGTGTTGAAGCGAGCGGAGCCTCACAGACTTCTAATGTGAATCTTTTAAAGTCGCAACTGACACCCGGTGTTCCTGTTTGTGTCTTTTCACACGGAAGTTTTGTGACGTGGGAAAGCAACGCCCGTCAAGCTTGTCAGGCGTTTCAGAGAATCCGCCGAGCTTCCGGGGATGCTCCTCTCCAAATGGTCTTTTTCAGTTGGCCCAGTGATGGCCCGTATACCTTTGTTCCACAGCTGGATGTTTCTGTTCGCGGAAAGCGTGCAGAGTTCAACGGATTTCATTTAGCCACTCTCATTTCATGTGTTCCGGAGTCGTGCCCTGTTACGGTTGTTGGGCACAGTCACGGAACTCGTGTCACTCTTTCAGCGATGCAACTCGCAGCGGGAGGAACGGTTCAGGGGCATACTTTTACAGGAGCCATCGGAACAGAACGTCGCATGCGAATCGTTCTTGCAGCGGGGGCAATCGATCACAATTGGCTGAATCCCGGCCAGCGATATGGGCTCGCACTCAATCGGGCGGAGTGTCTTCTGAATCTGATTAATCAGAACGACTTACCGTTGGCGTTCTACCCTTTTCATCGACCATTCGCTCGCAGGTCCATTGCAAGAGCAGGGTTGACTTCCCGTGACACCGCTACGTTGGGCTACAACGCAGCGAAGATCCGCCAGGTTGACGTCACTAATCGTCTCGGCGGCGCTCACTACTGGCCCGATTATTACGACGATGCTCAAATTCTGGCGACAATCGTGCCTTACCTGGTTTCGTATTGA